In Choloepus didactylus isolate mChoDid1 chromosome 6, mChoDid1.pri, whole genome shotgun sequence, one DNA window encodes the following:
- the LOC119536189 gene encoding olfactory receptor 8B3-like has product MSPGNGSLVTQFILVGLTDHPRLQLPLFFLFLGMYMVTVLGNLTLITLIGLNSHLHTPMYFFLFNLSFVDLCYSSVFTPKMLINFVSKKNIISYQGCMAQFYFFCFFIISECYVLISMAYDRYVAICNPLLYNIAMSPNVCSNLLFGSYLMAFSGAMAHTGCMLRLTFCDANIINHYFCDILPVLQLSCTSTYVNKLVLFIVAGINIIVPSFTIFISYGFIVSSILHINSTEGRSKAFSICSSHIMAVSLFFGSGSFAYLQPYSARSRNEGKISSVFYNNVVPMMNPLIYSLRNKDVQLALRKTLNRRIFLS; this is encoded by the coding sequence ATGTCTCCTGGAAATGGCTCTTTAGTGACTCAGTTCATACTTGTGGGATTAACAGACCATCCACGTCTCCAACTCCCTCTGTTCTTCCTGTTTCTAGGAATGTATATGGTCACTGTGCTGGGAAACTTGACCTTGATAACTCTAATTGGGCTGAATTCCcaccttcacacccccatgtactttttcctcttcaACTTATCCTTTGTAGACCTCTGTTATTCTTCTGTTTTTACACCCAAAATGCTGATCAACTttgtatcaaagaagaatattattTCGTACCAGGGGTGCATGGCCCAGTTctacttcttttgtttttttatcatttcTGAGTGCTATGTGCTGATATCAATGGCCTATGATCGCTATGTGGCCATATGTAACCCACTCCTGTATAACATTGCCATGTCCCCTAATGTGTGCTCCAATCTTCTGTTTGGTTCATACTTGATGGCATTTTCTGGTGCTATGGCCCACACTGGATGCATGCTGAGACTGACCTTCTGTGATGCCAACATCATCAACCATTATTTCTGTGACATCCTCCCTGTTCTCCAGCTCTCCTGCACTAGCACCTATGTGAATAAGCTTGTGTTGTTCATTGTGGCTGGCATCAACATCATTGTGCCCAGTTTCACCATCTTCATCTCTTATGGTTTCATTGTCTCCAGCATCCTCCACATCAATTCCACTGAGGGCAGATCCAAAGCCTTCAGCATCTGCAGTTCCCACATAATGGctgtttctctgttctttggatcAGGTTCATTTGCATACCTTCAGCCATATTCAGCCAGGTCTAGGAATGAGGGAAAAATCTCTTCTGTCTTTTACAACAATGTGGTTCCCATGATGAACCCCTTAATCTACAGTTTGAGGAATAAAGATGTTCAACTTGCCCTGAGAAAAACTCTGAATAggagaatatttttatcataa